The stretch of DNA ATGAAAGCCCAAGTGGAGGTCTTCTGGATAGAAGGAAGCAGCCATGGACTGGCAGTGAAAGGAAGGTCTGAGGATTCAGTGCTGGATGATGTGAACCTACAGGTCGTCACCTGGATGAAAGAGCAAGGAGCATAGATTAATATGTTGcaagattttatttgttttgttttgttgtacttGTTGAATAAaggatatatatttttacaaaatatggTTAAGGAGTTGTGTCTTCTTTTAATCAAAAGTTAGTAACACCTTCATCATTAAGCCTGTTTTGCTGGTCATCTCACAGAGGAACCTGCACAAAACTGACATAAATTATACTGCAGTACTGAACACTGACTCAAAAGCATTGAAACAATGAGCTCTTCAGCACGAGGAAACAAGTATGAagatatatatttgttttaataaacGCATAACATTTCATAGCACTGAATCCTGAACAGTGGTGCTATGCTGTTTTCTTGAAAAAAGTCCTGTAAAATGTGTATATTATCTGTAGGAATTAGTTTGGAAACAATCATAAATGTGAATTGTCTGTGGTGATAtacttcagttttatttttcttgatttCTATAGCAGTGGCCATGTAAAGTCAAGACCACTAATTTTGTAAGGTCACCCACCAGCAAAAAGTACCTAAAAGTCGTACTTTACTTTACTGAAAATGTAAAGATATTTTGTAAAAATTTTACTTTAGTAGAAGTAAAACCTCACCCGTAAGAATAGTGCTGAGGTAAAACTCTTGAAATAGATGTCATGTAAATCGGATGATGTCTGTCTatcttcctgtgtccagtgggtggtgTTACGTAataaagttacattactttagtATTATAATCGGGTGAATTCAGGTAATTTTGACACCTCAGCTCAAGTGTtattgatttctgttctgtgcttttaccataaaattaatgaaattaaatgtgaacGATGACTTCATGtaggtgatgtcacagaaaattaaaacatttaaataaactgtCCAtaggctgctgtgacacacaaaatatcactgtttGCAGGaccaataaaggaattctgattctgattctgagtcaaTCACGGTCTATGGGAATTGCACGAGGAGGTCAGTGACGTAATATTCTGATCagtcataaataagaaaatatttctaatattttatcacattatgtttgttttaggACCGGCCATAGACATTTATATGTCTATGGGACCGGCACATGGTTCTGACATGAGAGCGGCCTAAATTGCACTAACAAAGGAAAGTGCATCGACCCTAATGTCCAGAAGGTGGCGCCTGCTTGACACAGTCCCCCCAGGTTTGACGGCTCCCATCTCCCATTGTCTGAGAGGTTACCTGAATGCATCGTCAGTTCTGCAATGACCGGATGAACGGAGAGCAAATGCGTGCCcgttaccatggttacaaccCCAGTCCCAGAGTTACGTGCTGCTGGAAGCCGTGAATCGCAGTCTCATAATCAGACCCATAAAACATatgatacttttacagtaattattctcggtcataaactgaaggtatcacgaaggtatccttccggatttcaaagtaaaggacgacgtgggaaaaaaacaaaacaaaacaaaaaacattgtttccataagtagtccaaGATGCATTCAATACTGAACtaagtacttcctagactacttgcatgaataatatgaagtacttttactgtgtacttttcgagtaatcctgtgtcaaaatccttaacctTAAACAAGAGTACATatatttcacatattttcaaCTTTGATGTGGAATGAAAAAGTTATTTTCCATAAATAGTCGAAGATTCATACactgctgaacttagtacttcctagactcGCGGGTTTACCTGCTCGGGCCATGATAAACGTGTTAAAGATTCTGCTGTTAAaaggctgtttgttttcagtgtcttAAAAATTTTGAAAATCCGTCGCTGTGCCTTTAAGACGAACTCGTGACGTATGTTTTAACTCGAATACGATTGGCTGAGGGACTTCCGCATGTTGTCGCGCAGTGAATAGCATGGCAGCAGAGTTGTGGAACAGAGTAAACATTCCCTTTCCCAGCGCTGTTTCCAGTGTCCGTGTACACTTCAGACAAACTACAGGTGCGGTGCAGAGCTCTGCTGCTATCAAGCTAAATATTCACTTTATTTTTGTGGTTAAAACTCATATTATGTGCTGTTTGCAGCCCACGTGGGAGTGCACGGATCCACCCTCAGCAGTGCTGATGCGCTcctccctcacctgtgtttgAGTCTTGTTGTCGTTGTCGTTTTGCAGATGTAAGTGTTAAAACCCTGCTGGTGGAGAACGAGAAGGTGCTGAGGCTGCTCCGGAGCGAGCTCCTTCAGACGGAGGTACGAGTCCTGTACGAGCTGCTGTACATCCTCAACAACAGCTTCAGGGGCAACAAGACCTACAAAGGCTTACAGCAGGTGAGGACCACAGACTCAGTGTAACCAAGTACATGTACTCGAGCACTGCAAACTCAGATTTGAGGTACTTATAGTTAACgtaggtgtttttattttcatgggacttccttttcctttcattttaatCCAAAGACGTTGCACATTACTTTAGTACAGCTTTAGTACAGCTTTAGTTAGCAGTTAGTTTACATACTAACATGTTTGCAGACAGAGTGAATGAAGAGTCTATACAGCATAGTGTTGTAGAAAGTCATGCATGAGTAAAAGTCAAGATattatgttaaaatattactttaacaaaagtgaaagtcacccatacaacTATTACTTGAGTGAAAGACTTTAAGGATCTGATATTAAATGATCTGAAGTATCAAGAGTACAAGTAAACGTAAAGTAGAACCTACACGATTTATATCGATATACATActtaactttattttattttcatgtaagTTTCATCTTTGAGTCCACAACGTTTCACAGTCAAATGTTGTACATCATTTTTTACTTGAGTTAGATATTAAACAGAGCGGCATGGTTCAACATTTACTTAATTGTCATTGTCTGTGTTCTTTCCATGTTACTtattttgtcttctttctctctcaggctgAACAATGCATAAACAGGCTGAAGAGCATGAAGCTTGACGTTGCTCTTCAGGAGCTGACAGATCTGTGTCCCAATAGAATTCAAAGGTAGGTGGTGATGTGTGGCGCGCTGCTTTTGCCAACATACAGGCCAGAATTAAACACAGACATTAGGGTTTCATGAGATGCATGTTTTGTGAAAGCTGAATTAAATTCAGTAAcgaaaaatagaataaaaaaatatccagATCCAATTTAAgaatgtgcttttatttgtgTACAGATGTAAGGggaggcaagtttatttgtctagcacaattcagacacaaggcaaaaCTCGGAAGTGCTTTACAAGGGCATAACATTACATTAGAAGTCATTACAAGTTGCAtttaagagacaaacaaaacattaaaataagttagaaatagaaaaaataagctgaaataaaaaatgtgtaaaagagATATGAGAATGAAATGTCTTAGATAAAAGGCAGTGGCAAacaaaaaggtttaaaagaggtgagattTGGAGCGGAGATGCGGTTTtctgggagtttgttccagatacGTGGGGCGTAATATCTGAATGCTGCTTctctgcgtatgtgtgtgtgtttagaggaCTGAGCGTCAAGGCTGGTGAGGGTGATGTTCCCAGTCAGCCCTTCCTGGAGTGGCTCAGTCTCAAAGTCCTGGGAGGCGCCCAGCTGATGAGCTGCACATTGAGTCGCTGCAGCAGAGCCTTCATGTATCCTTGAATCGGGCGTCAACACGACATTTTGTTTCTGATGTGTCCCCGTGGTTTTTAACCCTTGACAGAAACTTGCTTCAGACTCTCAAAGCAGCAGATGAAATGCGACGAGTTTATAATCCTGAATATGGTGATAACCAGCATGCTCAGtcgtctctggtgagtgctccGCCTCACTGTCGCATCTgaaaggaaatttaaaaaactgcatttgaaataaattgtgtttgtttagcTTCCACAGTCTAAATCTACCTGCCTTTGTGCTCCACCAGGGTGATTTTCCGCGGCATCCTGGTCGGCCTGTCCGCTCTGTATCCGAAGCTCCTGAAGTTGCTCAGAGAGGTCGCCGACACCCAGCCCATGCCCTTCCTCAAAGACTTCTCCCTGCCAGCAGACATGACACAGTTCCTCGGCCCCTCTGTTGCATCTTTACTGACCAAAAAGTCAGCACACGTTCCTCATGCCAAAGAGCacaaggagaagaggaggaagaaatcaTCCGCTGAAGTCAAGAACCAGGCACAGACGAGGAAGGTGAAAGAGGACCTGGGTGTAGCTATTGAAAGAGgtgagctttttcttttttttttgttctgcaaGAAGCAATTCAGGATAGTCAGATGACACTAGAGGACCCTGTTTGTCTGGAGagttcccctttttttttttttttttttaacaaattgtAGGTATATTCAATGTCAAAGGATCTCTTAATGGAAGCCAACTCGGGCTCTGTAGTGCAACATGCAAAATGCTTGCATATGATTTCCTTTTGACCTTTTACGTGAAAAATGAGTAAATAATGAAACctatttcctctctgtgtgaatcattttatttttaatttacagGTTGGAATAGAACTGAAATTGTAAAGCGACCCCACGTGATTTTTAGTGTTTCTTGGTTTTTAAAAGCTTTCAAACAAAATCCAGAATAATCCTCAGTGTTGCCCCTCTATAATTAAACCAGATGATCTTAACAACCAAGAAGAGAGAATTACAGCACATAACAGCATTGACATAACATAATATATTCGTCTTTTATTTCCCAGGTACAGTTCTTGACACTGACCTGAAGCCTTTTCTCATGGCTTTCAAGAACTTTACAAAGGTATGTGAGCAAACCAGACAAATTGTTATTCATTCTTGCATCATTCAGCTAATATTTAATTGTTGTTGCCTATAATCTAATCTTACTGCATCTACTGATTACACCCTTTTGGTCCCAAAGGACAAATCCGTTCCACGATGGAAGAAAAAGAGTGGCAAGATGCAAAAGTTCAAGAAACAAATGAGAGAGGCGACCTCTTTCACAGACATGGATACGCGTCTAGAGGAAATGATCGTATGGTGCAAATCTAAGaagatgaaaaaggaaaaacgtCTCTTGACCTTCCTGCGTTTAAAGTGCCAGAGGATGAAATGCTTAGAGGGAGAGGGTTACAAGTAAGAGCGACACCGCAGAACATACATTCAGTGGCCACTTTATTAGGTACAGCTGTGCAGTCTTATACAATTCATTTTAATGCGACTGGTACTaattgtgaatgtgtgttatAATTTGTCCTCATCCCCAGCGTCCAGAGGAAGTTGCAGACCTTCAGACAGGAAGCTCGCTGGGCTTCATCTCCTCGAGGATCAGCGCCGAGAAGCTGTCGGTCTTCCGCTGCGACGTGGAGGAACGTTCACCTGAGAACTCGTTTTCATTCGCTCAGGAGCAGATTCAGGTCCGCAGCGGCGAGAGCCGGGGTCAAAAAGAAACGGcggaagagacaaagagagaagacTGAGCCCTCGGCGTCCGGACTGTCAGCGGACGACCAAAGAAACAGGACGACAAACAAGCCGACGTCTCGGACTGCTGACTGTGATGACATAGATGATATATTTGCCTCTGTGGGGTTGTGACACTGTGGAATTAGACACATCCAAAGGACACAAATTATTGTCTGCTGACGCATTCGTCTTCGTCTTGAAAGTTggattgtatttaatgtttaaactgACGACTGGATTATTGATGCAGCAGCAGATTTTGCAGTATGCTACAATATTTGACAACAAGCTGAGAAGACGACTCGTTTTACTGACCTCTTCTGGTTTAAAGTTCAGAATTTGCAGAATGTTGCAACTCTGACCACAAAGCATCACAACAGGGATCTCAGGATGTACTAACTAAACAACTACAACCCCTAGAGATCAGTAAAAGATGTCAGCTGGTGGGATTACACTTTGCTTGAAgcaaaaagtatttttaaagaTGACAATGCTTTTtacagtattattttttttaccgtTGTATTGGATAGACCAGTATAGAGGCAGACGGTGAACAGGGCGAGAAAAGGATATCATGCATCAAAGATACCAGGCAGTAGTCAGGATGTCCACAGGGATGAAATGTAACAGTTGAATGATTAATTTTCCTGATGCAACAATAGACATTTAAAGAGTTTTCATGGTTGAAACTTGTGTTGCATTGTATTGTTTGATGTACTCCAGACTAAATATTgaggtttttaaacattttcgaAACAACTGCACTAAACCTACAGAGAGGGCAAATCGTTGAagaatgaaaattcagtcactgTACTCTCCCCTGTTTGGATTTAAAGATGGGTGAAGCTTCATAGTCCACTTAGCATGtcttgagcttcacagcaaaacatgacttaaaaatgtaaaaaaaaaacataaaatggcttaTTCCAAGTCTAGATCCTAAACTTTTTTGATAGGATGTAATTTATCTTTTAAAGGTTAAATATGTATCTGCTGAGCTCAAAGCACTGGCACACATCCTGTCTGAGTTGAGTGAATGAGCTTTACCAATACGTCAAGTGTTTAAAGAACAGCTTTCCTAGTCAATTTGGGCTTTGTCTGGGCTTCCTGAGATTTTGATCTTACTACATCTTATCAAACCtaatcaaatcagtttgggatcgagacttggattacgccgctttgtgttttgttgcagcgctgttttgctgtgaggctccagaaatgcttTGCGGACTACAAAACTTCGCCCGACTTTTCATCCGCGTAAAGTagacaatgactgaatttcaatctttgggtgaacttatccctTAATAGTTTAGAAATGTGTCAAAATAAGCACATCTTTCCTGGCGCTTTTAACTTTGACACAAGTGCTCTGAACTTTGGGACACATACATGTGCTAATGGTCCAAAGAGAGACTGTTTCTAGAAATATGACACACTGAATAATTATTTAAACAGTTTTACCGATGTGTCGAACGAGGGATGAATTACTTCATGATAGAATTAGATGAGCTTTTACTGTCCCTGCACAGTGAAGCCAGAGTTTTCTGCTTCTAAACAACAGACGAGGCTTGCAGCTAAATCAAATTTAGATCAGTTTAAATCAGTTTGGTGAACCATGACATCCTGCAGACGAGCCTATTTCCAGTGTTACAGGTCCCATGGCAGAAAGGTGCTTATGAGATGACGAGGCTGTGATGGAAGTTCTGGCTCCACCTGGTGGAGTTTATAAATGAATGCACTCAACGATGAGCTCAAAACCATTCTCGGAGAATATGAAATGAATCCCTCAACTTTGTGAAAAAGCAGAGGTGTCAGTCTTCTGCCTTAGTATTGAACTTGTGTGTACACAGACTGAAAGCTCATCTGAGCACAGAACACACTGACAGTGGTGTATATCAGTAGCAGGACAGCCTAAGATATATAGGCTTTGCAGGTCTGTATGAGCTGTGCACCAAATTAGAAGCCAAAGGGTTAGCTTTGTGTCGGcctgtgtttctgctgcccaCCTTCTTATCATCCTCTGCCAAAGAAGACACAGTGCTCCCATCTGCACAAATACAACGGTGCAGTATTCTTCCCCCTCACCGAGTCTGACTGGGTTGAGTTATGGTCTCACATCAGCCCACCAGCTTTATTTGTGCATACAGATTCTTGATTCCTCTGCTCTCTGGGTTTCATCTAAACCAGTTAGTCAAGGTCGACTTATGTAGGCAGAGGAGAAGCCTCGCATGTCTGTATTCTGTATATATGGGAACACAGGAAGTTGGAGCATATTTTCTCTTCATGAACTCTGAGTGACTGTGGCGGCTGCAGCATCAAGATATTTACACGCAGGTCGCAACTAAAggttgttttcattattgattaaccAGCTGATTGTTTTCCCGATGAATCGTTTAACCTataaaaggttttgtttttgtgaagttGTGAAAATTGCAGTCAGTCAGAATTTCCCGGAGCCCAAAGTGACCTTTCTTTAATGATCTGTAAATTGCTTCgaccaacaatccaaaaccaAAAGACTCTTCTAACTCACgaatgagaaaaacaagaaaggaGGACGTTTCTACATTAAAGAAACTAGAAATAGCAAATGTTTGagatttttgcttgaaaatttGCTACAATTACTAAAATGATTattcagttatcaaaataataaGCAATTAATTGTGTATTGATCCAACTAATGAATCCATTAACCAATAGTTGCAGCACTGATCTGCACTTTATGAGAGTCACAAAGGCATCAGCCAGTAAAACCTTTTGAACGCCAACTTTTTGCATTTATTATCTCGAACTTAAGGTGAAAAAACTGCAACTCCTCCTCTATTTTGCAAACCTTTCCCCTAGCAAAAGTAAAATTACAGTGTTACAGCAATTTAGATATGCATCAGTGGTGCAgactgtaatatatatatatatatatatatatatatatatatatatatatatatatatatatacatatatgtatatgtatatatatatatatatatatatatatatgtatatgtatatatatatatatacgtatatatatatatatatatatatatatgtatatatgtatatatgtatatatatatatatatatacgtatatatatatatatatatatatatatatatatatatatatatatatatatatatatatatgtatgtatgtacataaatacatatatataaatggaaaaataagacaataaaGATCCCAGTACAGTGggataaataaaatacataaaaggcAGTGGTAAACAAAGAGGTGTTTAGCCTTCAGATCTTCAGcggatcagaaatgtattttgttccTAAACCATTCAGTGCCTTATAAACTGACAGCAGGATGTTGAAATCTATTCCTTGATAGGATGCTTGTGGACTACTACTTAAAGCTAAGTGAGCAGTaattactttcaaaatgttgaaatgtagCTGTCAGTAATAACAGCAAGCCCACCGACTAGAAATAATCAGTAACAAAAACACTGCCCAGTTGCAGAACTGGTAGGCTAATAGGAGGTCTCTCTCCTGGAGGATGTTTTCACATGTGTGCATCtatctgttggttggttggtttgtttgcaGCCAAGGTGAagagatttccatgaaactcgTATGGAGGATTGCTCTCGGCCGAGAAAAGACCCCATTAGCTTTTGGTGCCGATCCAGGTAACGGGGACGgattcagatttttcttttgccaTCTTGATGTTAATGAAAGAAGTCAGGTGTATTCAAGCGGCTATGAGTGAGAACTAGCTGATGCGGATCCAAATACAAATCCAGACCTAGTGGATTGGAATATATTGGATTAGGCTCGATTGAATAAAAAGGGTCTGTttggccttggcggaggtatcctctctactgagtgccattccgGTTTGTGTCTATTTTAGGTGCACGCCTGAAGAGCCTGTGTCATTATCTATCAAGGGTGTTCAACACTGTCCATACTGCAGTTTGTGGTccacctgtctgcctacctCTGTTAACCAAGAAGTATTTAATAGCGTTGTAACATGGTTCCACATGGACGGGTTCAGTGCTGGAATTGCACATATTTTTGTGAGAGCGGCTAGGTTCTCCGGGGATTCTGCAAATGCATCAGTTATGGCCGCTGGGCATAATATGACCTAAAATAAGAGCAGCAATATAAAAGGTCTGCACTCCCCAACATGCTCTACCTTCATTTATTTCCCTTCCACCTTAATAGCAGCAGGggagtggagagggagagggctTCTCAACATTTATACTTAGAGGCGTATTAAATCAATCACATCATTACCTCCGCAGAGA from Sparus aurata chromosome 9, fSpaAur1.1, whole genome shotgun sequence encodes:
- the rmp64 gene encoding nucleolus and neural progenitor protein, with product MAAELWNRVNIPFPSAVSSVRVHFRQTTDVSVKTLLVENEKVLRLLRSELLQTEVRVLYELLYILNNSFRGNKTYKGLQQAEQCINRLKSMKLDVALQELTDLCPNRIQRGLSVKAGEGDVPSQPFLEWLSLKVLGGAQLMSCTLSRCSRAFILSKQQMKCDEFIILNMVITSMLSRLWVIFRGILVGLSALYPKLLKLLREVADTQPMPFLKDFSLPADMTQFLGPSVASLLTKKSAHVPHAKEHKEKRRKKSSAEVKNQAQTRKVKEDLGVAIERGTVLDTDLKPFLMAFKNFTKDKSVPRWKKKSGKMQKFKKQMREATSFTDMDTRLEEMIVWCKSKKMKKEKRLLTFLRLKCQRMKCLEGEGYNVQRKLQTFRQEARWASSPRGSAPRSCRSSAATWRNVHLRTRFHSLRSRFRSAAARAGVKKKRRKRQREKTEPSASGLSADDQRNRTTNKPTSRTADCDDIDDIFASVGL